Proteins from a single region of Salipiger sp. H15:
- a CDS encoding glutathione S-transferase family protein: MTTNLTETPLTVVAFDWVPPFAQGLVRDLRVRWALKEAGLPYEVDLLAMGTQGQPAHLARQPFGQVPVLATGETTMFESGAILWRIAEASGGALLPADRAGQDRALSWVFAALNTIEPPILMLQQAGRLAVDKAAAETMEGEIRKAIERRLGQLQAAMEGRQWLAGDGFTVADLLMASVLRNLRNTDIVAQFPKLDEFLGRCTARPAFTEALEEQMVPFAENAARYAAE; this comes from the coding sequence ATGACCACCAATTTGACCGAAACCCCGCTCACCGTCGTCGCCTTCGACTGGGTTCCGCCCTTCGCCCAGGGGCTCGTGCGCGACCTGCGCGTCCGCTGGGCGCTGAAGGAGGCCGGCCTGCCCTACGAGGTGGACCTGCTGGCGATGGGCACCCAGGGCCAGCCCGCGCATCTTGCCCGCCAGCCCTTCGGCCAGGTGCCGGTGCTGGCCACCGGCGAGACGACCATGTTCGAGAGCGGCGCGATCCTGTGGCGCATCGCCGAGGCCAGCGGTGGCGCGCTCCTGCCCGCGGACCGCGCCGGGCAGGACCGCGCGCTCAGCTGGGTCTTTGCCGCGCTCAACACCATCGAGCCGCCGATCCTGATGCTGCAGCAGGCCGGGCGCCTCGCCGTAGACAAGGCGGCGGCCGAAACGATGGAGGGCGAGATCCGCAAGGCCATCGAGCGCCGCCTCGGCCAGCTTCAGGCGGCGATGGAGGGGCGTCAGTGGCTCGCGGGCGACGGTTTCACCGTGGCGGACCTGCTGATGGCCAGCGTGCTGCGCAACCTGCGCAATACCGACATCGTGGCGCAATTCCCGAAACTGGACGAGTTTCTCGGCCGCTGCACCGCCCGGCCCGCCTTCACCGAGGCGCTCGAGGAGCAGATGGTGCCCTTCGCCGAGAACGCCGCGCGCTACGCCGCGGAGTGA